CCACCTGTTGGAAAAGGGATCGCGGCAACAAAAATCCCTGGTCGCCGAAGGGCATGCCGCCGTATCGGGAGCGCAACCAGGCCCCAAAGGCAGTGATGGGCATAAGGGCGGAGCCGTCGGCCAGAAACTCCAGGCGGAAGTACCACAGGCGTGGCTCATGTTCCCCTGCTATTATGGAGTGCAGGGCGGGCAGAGTGGTTGGATCCAGGCGGCTGTCGGCGTGCAGAAACCACAGCCATTGACGGGAACTGTGACCCGCACCGGCATTCATCTGCTGTGCCCTGCCCGACGCGCTCACTATCCATTTCACTGCCTGGGTATTGGCCGCCCGATCCGGTGGCGGTTCAGGGGATACCAGCAGCACCTCGCCGCCTTCCTGCAGTACTGGCTGCAGATCGGGCAGCAGTTCGCGCCAGGTGGTGTCCCCTGGGGCAACGGGGATGATAATGGAGAGTTGCGGGTACAATGCCATGACTCCTCAGCCTCCCCGGCGCCAGCGGTGGAATCGCTCCACCCACTGCAGCAGTTTGACCGGGGCGTGGGCCTTCTTCCAGTTTCCGGCGGCAAAGCGATTGGCTTCGGCGTAGGTGGGGTAGATGTGGATGGTTCCCAGCACCTTGCCCATTCCCAGTCCATGCTTCATGGCCAGTATCCACTCACTGATGATATCTCCCGCCCGGGGCCCCACAATGGTAACGCCCAGTATTTTGTCCTTGCCCGGTGGCGTCAGTACCTTGATAAACCCCTGGGCGCAATCATCGGCGATGGCCCGGTCCAGGTCGGCCAGGTCGTAGCGGGTGACTTCATGGGTCACGCCCTTTTCCCTGGCTTCCCGTTCACTGAGGCCAACCCTTGCCACTTCAGGGCTGGTGAAGGTGCACCAGGGAATGACCCGATAGTCCACCCGCAGCTTGTGCAGGGGGCGCAGCAGGGCATTGATGCAGGCGTAACCGGCCTGGTGGGAAGCGGTGTGGGTGAACTGGTAGGGACCGGCCACATCGCCACAGGCGTAGATATTGGGAATGGTGGTTCGCAGGTATTTGTCGGTAACAATGGTGCCATCGGCAGCCGTCTCTATGCCCAGCTCCGCCAGGCCGAAATCTTCGGTGCGCGGTTTGCGTCCCAAGGCGACCAGAATGGCATCGCAAACTATGGCGAACTCCTGCCCCGTTTCACGGTCAACCGCCAGCAGGGCTGGTGAATTCTCACCGGAACTCTGCACTTCCCTGGCTTCATGGTTGACCAGAACTTCGACCCCTTCGCCCTGCAGCACGTTGGCCATCAGCTGCGCCACGTCCCGGTCCTCCTTGGGCAGCAGCTGTGCATTGCGCTGGACAATGGTCACTGCGGAGCCAAGGCGCGCAAAGGCCTGAGCCAGTTCGCAGCCAATGGGGCCGCCCCCCAGTACTACCAGGCGCTGGGGCAGGGCTTTCATGTCCCAGATGGTATCGCTGGTGTAGTGGGGAATCTGTGCCAGTCCCGGCAGATCGGGAGTCCACGGGGAGGCGCCAGTGGCGATGAGAATGCTGCGGGTGCTGATGGTCTGGTCGCCTACCTTCACATGGTACGGGTCTACAATGCGGGCGTGGCCGTGCAGGCAGTGGGTCCCCAGCTCATCCTGGTAGCGCTCCACGCTGTCGTGGGGTTCAATGCGGGCAATGGCGGCGCGGACGTGATCCATAACCCGTTCAAAGTCCAGGGCCTGCTCCTGCCACGGCATGCCCAGTTTGTTTCCCTGGCGCTGGATATGGCGCACCTTGGCCGCGTGCAGCAGGGCCTTGCTGGGGACACAGCCCGTATTCAGGCAGTCACCGCCCATCTTGTCCCGCTCGATCAGGGCTACGCGGGCCTTCAGGGTGCGCCCCACATAGGCGCTGACCAGTCCTGCAGATCCGGCACCGATAATGGCCAGATCGTAGTCAAAGCGCTTGGGTTTGGGGAAGCGCACCAGGCGTTTGCGGGCCACCAGCAGCTCCACCACTTTTTTGGCGACGAGGGGAAAAACGCCGATCAGGGCAAAGGAGAAAATCAGCGCAGGTGAGAGAATGCCCTGCAGGGAATCGAGCCGAGCCAGCTGGGTTCCCGCGTTGACATAGACCGCCGTGCCCGCCAGCATGCCCACCTGGCTGACCGCAAAGAACGTGACCGTGCGCATGGGGGTCAGGGCCATGAGAATATTGATGAGAAAAAACGGAAAGACGGGGATCAGCCGCAGGGTAAAGAGGTAAAAGGCCCCTTCGCGTTCCACACCGGCATTGACGCGTTTGAGGTGCTCTCCAAAGCGCTGTTGGACAAAATCACGCAAGAGAAAGCGCGCCACCAGGAAGGCACAGGTAGCACCGATGGTGCTGGCAAAGGAGACCGCCACCAGCCCGGTAGCAAAGCCGAAGATGGCCCCGCCCGCCAGGGTCATGATTACCGCCCCCGGAATAGAGAGGGCCGTAACCACCACATAGAGAGCCATGTACAGGGCGATGACCGGCGCCTGGTTGTCGCGGTAGTAATTCACCAGCTGCCCATGCTGGCTTTTGAGGGCATCCAGGCTCAAATAGGTCCCGAAAAAGTGGGAGAGAACAAGCCAGGCCGCTGCCAGCAGGGCCAGGATGGCGACAATACGTAAAGTGGATTTCATGGGTGCTCACATAATAGTTGATTGCGATTCGACATTCTGGATAGTGTACGTCCAGCTGCTTGTTCACGCATCCCGTATTTCGCCGTGGGATGGAAAAGGTTACCCGCTGAGTAGCTATATCGCGGAATACTGAAACAAGGACACCTGATGCCCCGCTCCAGCCATACCGACCAGCAGCTGGCCCAGGCCATGCGCAAGGCCCAGACTGGTGACCAGAGCGCCTACCACCAGCTGCTGGTGAAAATCACCCCCATGATCCGGGGCTTCCTCGCCAAACGCCTGGGAGGCCATGAGGATCTGGAAGACCGGGTACAGGACGTGTTGCTGGCCATTCACCGTGCCAGCCACACCTTCAACACCGAGCGCTCCTTCCTGAACTGGATGTTTGCCATTGCCGACCATAAACTCAAAGACTATCTGCGGGCTCACTACCGGCGCAAGGCTGCAGGCAGCAGTGTGGATGTGGACGATGTGAAGGAGCAACTTCCGGCAGCAGATGAGCCGCTGGATTTGGGCGATCGGCAACTTCTGCAACGATTACTTGAAACCTTATCGCCTCGGGAGCGAACCATAATACAGATGATGAAAATAGAAGGATACAGCGCCCGTGAAGTAGGTGCCGAACTGAAGATGAATGAAACCGCCGTCAAAGTGGCCGCCCACCGGGCCATGAGGACCCTGACCAATATGGCTCGCCAGGAAACGTAACATGCAGACAAACGAACTTATAGCCCAGCTCGCCCGTGAGGGTGCACATAAGCCCGCACCACCGCCAGCTCGCATTCTGGTGAGCTGGCTGGGATTTATGATTCTCTACTTTTTCGTCCTGCTGGCCATCCACGG
This portion of the Desulfurispirillum indicum S5 genome encodes:
- a CDS encoding TIGR04283 family arsenosugar biosynthesis glycosyltransferase; the protein is MALYPQLSIIIPVAPGDTTWRELLPDLQPVLQEGGEVLLVSPEPPPDRAANTQAVKWIVSASGRAQQMNAGAGHSSRQWLWFLHADSRLDPTTLPALHSIIAGEHEPRLWYFRLEFLADGSALMPITAFGAWLRSRYGGMPFGDQGFLLPRSLFQQVGGYDETAPYGEDHLLAWAVRQHGFSLGWSGGTIRTSARKYRQQGWLRTSTRHGLLTIRQAVPQYLKWRSTQRNSKRSLP
- a CDS encoding FAD-dependent oxidoreductase; the protein is MKSTLRIVAILALLAAAWLVLSHFFGTYLSLDALKSQHGQLVNYYRDNQAPVIALYMALYVVVTALSIPGAVIMTLAGGAIFGFATGLVAVSFASTIGATCAFLVARFLLRDFVQQRFGEHLKRVNAGVEREGAFYLFTLRLIPVFPFFLINILMALTPMRTVTFFAVSQVGMLAGTAVYVNAGTQLARLDSLQGILSPALIFSFALIGVFPLVAKKVVELLVARKRLVRFPKPKRFDYDLAIIGAGSAGLVSAYVGRTLKARVALIERDKMGGDCLNTGCVPSKALLHAAKVRHIQRQGNKLGMPWQEQALDFERVMDHVRAAIARIEPHDSVERYQDELGTHCLHGHARIVDPYHVKVGDQTISTRSILIATGASPWTPDLPGLAQIPHYTSDTIWDMKALPQRLVVLGGGPIGCELAQAFARLGSAVTIVQRNAQLLPKEDRDVAQLMANVLQGEGVEVLVNHEAREVQSSGENSPALLAVDRETGQEFAIVCDAILVALGRKPRTEDFGLAELGIETAADGTIVTDKYLRTTIPNIYACGDVAGPYQFTHTASHQAGYACINALLRPLHKLRVDYRVIPWCTFTSPEVARVGLSEREAREKGVTHEVTRYDLADLDRAIADDCAQGFIKVLTPPGKDKILGVTIVGPRAGDIISEWILAMKHGLGMGKVLGTIHIYPTYAEANRFAAGNWKKAHAPVKLLQWVERFHRWRRGG
- a CDS encoding sigma-70 family RNA polymerase sigma factor translates to MPRSSHTDQQLAQAMRKAQTGDQSAYHQLLVKITPMIRGFLAKRLGGHEDLEDRVQDVLLAIHRASHTFNTERSFLNWMFAIADHKLKDYLRAHYRRKAAGSSVDVDDVKEQLPAADEPLDLGDRQLLQRLLETLSPRERTIIQMMKIEGYSAREVGAELKMNETAVKVAAHRAMRTLTNMARQET